A window of the Deltaproteobacteria bacterium genome harbors these coding sequences:
- a CDS encoding rubredoxin: MEKWVCQICGYVYDPAVGDEDGGIAPGTPFEDIPDDWVCPVCGAAKDDFEKES, from the coding sequence ATGGAAAAGTGGGTGTGCCAGATTTGCGGCTATGTATATGATCCGGCTGTGGGGGATGAAGATGGCGGCATTGCTCCTGGGACTCCGTTCGAGGATATTCCTGATGACTGGGTCTGCCCTGTGTGCGGTGCAGCCAAGGATGATTTCGAAAAGGAAAGCTGA